The Candidatus Poribacteria bacterium genome has a window encoding:
- a CDS encoding tetratricopeptide repeat protein produces the protein MTMEANLREFLRTHPDDPMVLVSLGTICLRDRRLQEARDLLEHAVASDPAYMAAYPLLGECWEGLGDAERARSAYSEALMLAERTGDRTMAAEMRDRIEALDDDL, from the coding sequence ATGACCATGGAAGCGAACCTGCGGGAGTTCCTGAGAACCCACCCGGACGACCCGATGGTTCTCGTGTCCCTCGGTACGATCTGCTTGCGGGACCGACGTCTACAGGAGGCGCGCGATCTGCTGGAACACGCCGTGGCGTCGGACCCGGCGTACATGGCTGCGTATCCGCTGCTCGGCGAGTGCTGGGAGGGTCTCGGGGATGCCGAACGAGCGCGTTCTGCATACTCCGAAGCGCTGATGCTGGCGGAGCGCACCGGTGATCGCACGATGGCAGCCGAAATGCGGGACCGCATCGAGGCCCTTGACGACGATCTGTGA
- a CDS encoding LamG domain-containing protein yields the protein MTAGVSVTGSFTSQRRDSTDQEVRPRQQDVTGARLWREYRMGRDMRTARSTVWVASALVGLAIGAYAKTEFPVLYLPFDEGAGNIARDAAGGRYKAELSGNVKWIDGKPGYDKAAQFGPDAWGVVDVGRDFQFKKSFTLMVWARIDGDLGDQQMGIEKGAAWGPGEYSLLPDFEDAVLVQAHDLPDGCDDEIRAGDVRDGKWHHIAGTFDGLVLRAYVDGEERQNLDCPGDLLTNADPIFIASRAGKERWTDGAYDELRIYDRALTAKEVREAMTPGLAVQPANSLAAIWAELRTQR from the coding sequence ATGACGGCTGGCGTTTCTGTGACGGGCTCGTTCACGTCACAGAGACGCGATTCTACGGACCAAGAAGTTCGCCCGCGACAGCAGGATGTAACTGGTGCTCGGCTGTGGCGGGAATACAGGATGGGGCGCGACATGCGTACAGCGAGGTCAACTGTGTGGGTGGCGTCTGCGCTCGTCGGTCTGGCGATTGGCGCCTACGCCAAGACCGAGTTCCCCGTGCTCTATCTGCCGTTCGACGAGGGCGCGGGCAACATCGCGCGTGACGCCGCTGGCGGCAGATACAAGGCAGAACTGAGCGGGAACGTGAAGTGGATCGACGGGAAGCCCGGCTACGACAAGGCGGCTCAGTTCGGTCCCGATGCGTGGGGCGTCGTCGATGTCGGAAGGGATTTCCAGTTCAAGAAGAGCTTCACGCTCATGGTCTGGGCCCGGATCGACGGCGACCTCGGTGATCAGCAGATGGGGATTGAGAAGGGCGCGGCGTGGGGCCCGGGCGAATACAGTCTGCTGCCCGACTTCGAGGACGCGGTTCTCGTGCAGGCGCACGACCTGCCGGATGGCTGCGACGATGAGATTCGCGCTGGCGATGTGCGAGACGGCAAGTGGCACCACATCGCCGGGACGTTCGATGGGCTCGTCCTGCGCGCCTACGTCGACGGAGAAGAGAGGCAGAACCTCGACTGCCCAGGTGACCTGCTGACCAACGCGGACCCCATCTTCATCGCGTCACGAGCCGGCAAGGAACGCTGGACCGACGGCGCGTACGACGAACTCCGCATCTACGACCGGGCCCTGACCGCCAAAGAAGTCCGGGAAGCGATGACACCTGGATTGGCTGTCCAGCCGGCGAACTCACTCGCGGCGATCTGGGCGGAGCTTCGCACGCAGCGCTGA